One genomic window of Citrobacter sp. Marseille-Q6884 includes the following:
- the gph gene encoding phosphoglycolate phosphatase — protein MHKFQEIRGVAFDLDGTLVDSAPGLAAAVDMALYALELPVAGEDRVITWIGNGADVLMERALAWSRQERATLRKTMGKPPVDDDIPAEEQVRILRKLFDRYYGDVAEEGTFLFPGVADTLGALHAKGLPLGLVTNKPTPFVAPLLDALDIAKYFSVVIGGDDVKNKKPHPDPLLLVADRMGIAPAQLLFVGDSRNDIQAAKAAGCPSVGLTYGYNYGEGIDLSQPDIIYDRINDLLPALGLPHSENQELKND, from the coding sequence ATGCATAAGTTTCAGGAAATTCGGGGCGTTGCATTTGACCTCGATGGCACGTTGGTTGACAGCGCGCCAGGATTAGCTGCCGCGGTAGATATGGCGTTGTATGCGCTGGAACTGCCGGTGGCCGGTGAAGACCGCGTCATTACCTGGATTGGTAACGGTGCAGATGTATTGATGGAGCGCGCGCTGGCCTGGTCCCGTCAGGAGCGTGCCACATTACGTAAAACAATGGGTAAACCGCCCGTTGATGATGATATCCCCGCCGAAGAACAGGTGCGTATTTTGCGTAAGCTGTTCGACAGGTATTACGGCGATGTGGCAGAAGAGGGGACATTCCTGTTCCCTGGCGTTGCCGACACGCTGGGCGCGCTGCACGCAAAAGGGCTGCCGCTAGGTCTGGTGACGAACAAGCCGACGCCGTTTGTCGCTCCCTTGCTCGACGCGCTGGATATCGCCAAATACTTTAGCGTAGTCATCGGTGGTGACGACGTGAAAAACAAAAAGCCGCATCCGGATCCGCTGCTGTTAGTGGCTGACCGGATGGGGATTGCTCCCGCGCAATTGCTCTTCGTTGGCGATTCGCGCAATGATATTCAGGCCGCAAAAGCTGCGGGTTGTCCTTCCGTTGGCCTCACGTACGGTTATAACTACGGTGAAGGGATAGACCTCAGCCAGCCAGATATCATTTACGACCGCATTAATGACCTTCTGCCCGCACTCGGGCTTCCGCATAGCGAAAATCAGGAATTAAAAAATGACTAA
- the rpe gene encoding ribulose-phosphate 3-epimerase — protein MKQYLIAPSILSADFARLGEDTARALTAGADVVHFDVMDNHYVPNLTIGPMVLKSLRKYGITAPIDVHLMVKPVDRIVPDFAAAGASIITFHPEASEHVDRTLQLIKENGCKAGLVFNPATPLSYLDYVMDKLDVILLMSVNPGFGGQSFIPQTLEKLREVRRRIDESGYDIRLEVDGGVKVNNIGEIAAAGADMFVAGSAIFDQPDYKKVIDEMRNELSKVSHA, from the coding sequence ATGAAACAGTATTTGATCGCCCCCTCAATTCTGTCGGCTGATTTTGCCCGCCTGGGTGAGGACACCGCGAGAGCACTGACTGCCGGTGCTGATGTCGTGCACTTCGACGTCATGGACAACCATTATGTACCGAACCTGACCATCGGACCGATGGTACTGAAATCGCTGCGTAAATATGGAATTACTGCCCCTATTGATGTTCATCTGATGGTGAAGCCGGTTGATCGTATCGTCCCGGACTTTGCTGCTGCGGGCGCCAGCATCATTACGTTTCACCCTGAAGCTTCTGAGCATGTCGATCGCACCCTGCAACTGATCAAAGAGAATGGCTGTAAGGCGGGTCTGGTATTCAACCCGGCAACGCCGCTGAGCTATCTGGATTATGTCATGGACAAGCTGGATGTGATTCTGCTGATGTCCGTTAACCCAGGCTTTGGTGGGCAGTCCTTCATTCCACAAACGCTGGAAAAATTACGCGAAGTCCGTCGCCGCATCGATGAGTCCGGTTATGACATCCGTCTGGAAGTCGATGGTGGTGTTAAGGTGAACAACATTGGTGAAATCGCGGCGGCAGGCGCCGATATGTTTGTGGCGGGCTCTGCGATTTTCGACCAGCCGGACTACAAAAAAGTCATTGATGAAATGCGTAATGAACTGTCGAAGGTAAGTCATGCATAA